The DNA region TATGATAGATTGCATCATGGGAAATATGCAAGAATTATCATTCTAACAGAAAAAAAACTGTTTCAAGCCTTGTTTAATAGAGAATTAAAAGAAACTATTAATCAAGCTGATATAGTTTTATGTGCTTCTAGTTTAATATCGTGGTTGTCGTATCATATGTATACACGCATATTGAAACCTTCTTTAGCAGTTACTTATATTTTGGATGCTTTATCAATTGCTTCTGAATGTCAATCTACAGTTAGTTTTTTTGGAAGTAGTAAAAAAACATTATTTGTTACTGTAAAAAAAATAACAAAGTCTTTTTCTGGAGTGAAAATTGTAAGTCATTATCCTGAGCACATACCTCTCAAAGAACAAGGTAAAGTTTTTGTAGCCTTAAGAAAAAGTGCAGCCAAACTCGCCTTGTTTAACCTGAGAAATGAAAAACAAGAAGAATTATGGATCAATAAAAATTATGAAATTTTTAAACAAGGTGTTACGATAGGTACTGATGATAGTTTTGAAATTATTGCTGGATTCAAATCTGTACCTTCATTAGAAATGCAAGAAAAAGGATATTTGGGACTTTATGAATTTATGAAAAATCCTTTCAATATTGCTAAATTTTTTAGATGTATTGTATTGTTTTATTTTTTTCTATATTTTAAAATTTTAAAAAAAAAAGAACCTAGTTAGGTTCTTTTTTTTTGTCATCTATCGTTTAGAGAATTTTTTTCTAATAATGTCATTTCTGCTGCTGATAATCTACAATAATTAGGCTCTATAGATTTTAGCTGATCTGTAGATTTTTTAGAAAAACAGGATTCGTCTAATTGTTTGATATAAAATTTGTCAAAACATTGAATAGCTATTATTGTATCAGCATGAATTTCTATAATATTGTTGACCATGGTATTGATTAAAAATTCTTGTACTAATGGAGCTCCAGAACCTATAAGTACAATTTTTTTGAAGTTGTGTTTTGTCTGAATATCTATGATCTCTTGTGCTAATATTTCTGGAAAAATATCACAATCTTCTAACAAAATTGAAGAAGATGAAGTAATATTTGTAAAAACACGCTTCATTTTGCTATCAATACAAGGTACATATAAAATATCTGGTTTTTGTTTTATCGTGGATCTTCTTAGTAATTCTAAAGATGATAAACTTATAATAGCTGTATCATAAAGCCAAGCCCAAGTTCTGAAAACAGAAAATCCTAATCTCAAGCCCATAAAAGAACCAGGGCCTTTACCTATGATAAAAGCATCTACATCTTGAATAGATAGTTTTGCTTGTTGCAACAAAGCATCTACAGCAGGAATTAAAGTAGATTCCAAGTGTTGAATAATCGGTGGGAAATCATATTCTTGAGTGGGAGTAATCAATCGTAAGATTAAATGATTGATAGAAGAACTATCTAAAGCTAATATAATTTTAAAATTATTCATAATAAAAAACTATACTTTTCTATAGAAACTCAATGCTGTATCTCCATAAGCTTTGGTTTCCAGATAACCTTCTAATGTATTTAACTCTTCTATATGCGTTTTTTTACCATGTTCTAAGATAAAAAGACCATTCTTACTAAGAAGAGCAAAAGCATCTCTATGAAGATTTTTTAAAAAATGAGTAATATCAGGATAAAAAGGATCTGCAAAAACAATATCAAAACTTTCTTCTTTGAAGAGGGTAGATATTTTGTTGACAGTAGTTCGGAATGTTTGATAGTTACTTTTATCTACTAAAGCATAAAGATTTTCTCTTAATGCTTTGTATGTTCGAGAGTCATATTCTACAAAACTAACAAAATCTGCCCCTTCTGAAAGAGCTGTTATACCAACAGATCCTGATCCTGCAAACAAATCCAAAAAGCGAGCACCGAGAATTTCTGTGCGAAGTACATTAAATAGGGCTTGTCTGACTTTGTCTGATGTTGGTTTTAATT from Spirochaetota bacterium includes:
- a CDS encoding WecB/TagA/CpsF family glycosyltransferase; this encodes MTVAEYYIFGIKITDISRDEWRNYLYDRLHHGKYARIIILTEKKLFQALFNRELKETINQADIVLCASSLISWLSYHMYTRILKPSLAVTYILDALSIASECQSTVSFFGSSKKTLFVTVKKITKSFSGVKIVSHYPEHIPLKEQGKVFVALRKSAAKLALFNLRNEKQEELWINKNYEIFKQGVTIGTDDSFEIIAGFKSVPSLEMQEKGYLGLYEFMKNPFNIAKFFRCIVLFYFFLYFKILKKKEPS
- the tsaB gene encoding tRNA (adenosine(37)-N6)-threonylcarbamoyltransferase complex dimerization subunit type 1 TsaB, which produces MNNFKIILALDSSSINHLILRLITPTQEYDFPPIIQHLESTLIPAVDALLQQAKLSIQDVDAFIIGKGPGSFMGLRLGFSVFRTWAWLYDTAIISLSSLELLRRSTIKQKPDILYVPCIDSKMKRVFTNITSSSSILLEDCDIFPEILAQEIIDIQTKHNFKKIVLIGSGAPLVQEFLINTMVNNIIEIHADTIIAIQCFDKFYIKQLDESCFSKKSTDQLKSIEPNYCRLSAAEMTLLEKNSLNDR
- the rsmD gene encoding 16S rRNA (guanine(966)-N(2))-methyltransferase RsmD, with amino-acid sequence MRISSGKWRGKNILSPDGKLKPTSDKVRQALFNVLRTEILGARFLDLFAGSGSVGITALSEGADFVSFVEYDSRTYKALRENLYALVDKSNYQTFRTTVNKISTLFKEESFDIVFADPFYPDITHFLKNLHRDAFALLSKNGLFILEHGKKTHIEELNTLEGYLETKAYGDTALSFYRKV